A DNA window from Pseudomonas tohonis contains the following coding sequences:
- a CDS encoding LuxR C-terminal-related transcriptional regulator, giving the protein MTDLSSSRSFAPAAVPVAGERFFRPPLPAGHLSRPRLCDRLAAGLGGRLLLVSAPAGFGKSSLAIEFCEGLPDGWQALWLGLGRRDIDPGRFLERLLDGLRQFFPGMGEEAMGLLKMRQRHQPFAFEEWLDGLLDELGQRLDRRQPLLLVLDDYHLAQGAVLDRCLQFFLNHLPEGLVLLVTSRQRPDWHLARLRLSRQLVELNEHDLRLTDAESTALLQAQGARLDGAHLENLLQRSEGWAAGLRLWLLASQDEGDTHALARGPHGDEGLIREYLLEEVIDRQSAEVQAFLYETACLDRFCAELCDAVRDGHGSAGILQHLQAHQVFLVPLDEHGHWFRYHHLFSDLLRARPAHAATIPLASLHLRACRWFSAQGLLDEAIEQALRAGQPDVAASLVQNLSEEQLLAEQNIAMLLRWKMDLPDSLLVSTPRLIMLYSMALALACQLDAAEELGAQLARFLPAPNAQTQQGLIAQWLALSGVIARGRGDIVLAERHCAEALTALSQERYGQRLLCLSTLANIAVARGDLWRARGLNREALELAQRIGNPLFEALAHYDRARVLQARGEILRALEEVHQGQERLSGLPSQRFYAARARLMIYEGYLLCVRLQPQAARSRLLAGIAEARACRDISLLIGYSVLASLEGREGRLSAAFALLAEAERLMHIWDVPPVYYLAMVTLVKCELWLVQGQVELASAWLSRLAETYSGEQAAAAPEFHPQLPLHIELQQAALARIEGRSGEAERRLRALVQRAKESGGALMAQVAQLHLAHLLRVGGRDKDALALLGSALESLPGGALLPFHELLSHQGPWLREQLLVRSAPEAAALLALLPEAQAPAASEAPLAGGDALSTRELAVLQLIAQGCSNQEISERLFISLHTVKTHARHINGKLGVERRTQAVARAKALGLLR; this is encoded by the coding sequence ATGACCGATCTATCCAGTTCGCGTTCCTTTGCGCCCGCTGCCGTCCCGGTAGCCGGCGAACGCTTTTTCCGTCCCCCGCTGCCGGCCGGGCACCTTTCGCGCCCGCGCCTGTGCGACCGCCTGGCCGCAGGCCTGGGGGGACGCCTGCTGCTGGTCAGCGCGCCCGCCGGGTTCGGCAAGAGCTCGCTCGCCATCGAGTTCTGCGAGGGCCTGCCGGATGGCTGGCAGGCGCTCTGGCTGGGATTGGGGCGACGCGACATCGACCCCGGGCGCTTCCTTGAACGGCTGCTCGATGGCTTGCGCCAGTTCTTCCCGGGCATGGGCGAAGAGGCCATGGGCCTGCTGAAGATGCGCCAGCGCCACCAGCCCTTCGCCTTCGAGGAGTGGCTCGACGGCCTGCTCGACGAACTCGGCCAGCGCCTGGATCGCCGGCAACCGCTGCTGCTGGTGCTCGACGACTACCACCTGGCCCAGGGCGCGGTGCTCGACCGCTGCCTGCAATTCTTCCTCAACCACCTGCCCGAGGGCCTGGTGCTGCTGGTCACCAGCCGCCAGCGTCCCGACTGGCACCTGGCGCGCCTGCGCCTGTCGCGGCAGCTGGTGGAACTCAACGAACACGACCTGCGCCTGACCGACGCCGAGAGCACCGCGTTGCTCCAGGCCCAGGGCGCCCGCCTGGATGGCGCGCACCTGGAGAACCTGTTGCAGCGCAGCGAGGGCTGGGCTGCCGGCCTGCGCCTGTGGCTGCTGGCGAGCCAGGACGAGGGCGACACACATGCCCTGGCGCGCGGCCCCCACGGTGACGAGGGGCTGATCCGCGAATACCTGCTGGAAGAGGTGATCGACCGGCAGAGTGCCGAGGTGCAGGCCTTCCTCTATGAGACCGCCTGCCTCGACCGCTTCTGCGCCGAGCTGTGCGACGCGGTGCGCGACGGGCACGGCAGCGCCGGCATCCTCCAGCACCTGCAGGCCCACCAGGTGTTCCTGGTGCCGCTGGACGAGCACGGCCACTGGTTCCGCTACCACCACCTGTTTTCCGACCTGCTGCGGGCCCGCCCGGCCCACGCCGCGACCATTCCCCTGGCCAGCCTGCACCTGCGTGCCTGCCGCTGGTTCAGCGCCCAGGGTCTGCTGGACGAAGCCATCGAGCAGGCCCTGCGCGCGGGCCAGCCGGACGTGGCCGCCAGCCTGGTGCAGAACCTCTCCGAGGAGCAACTGCTGGCCGAGCAGAACATCGCCATGCTGCTGCGCTGGAAGATGGACCTGCCCGACAGCCTGCTGGTGAGCACGCCGCGCCTGATCATGCTCTACAGCATGGCCCTGGCCCTGGCCTGCCAGCTGGACGCCGCCGAGGAGCTGGGTGCCCAGCTCGCGCGCTTCCTGCCGGCACCCAACGCCCAGACGCAGCAGGGCCTGATCGCCCAGTGGCTGGCCCTGAGCGGCGTCATCGCCCGGGGCCGTGGCGACATCGTCCTCGCCGAGCGGCATTGCGCCGAGGCGCTCACCGCCCTGTCCCAGGAGCGCTACGGCCAGCGCCTGCTGTGCCTGTCCACCCTTGCCAACATCGCCGTCGCCCGGGGTGACCTGTGGCGCGCCCGTGGCCTCAATCGCGAGGCGCTGGAGCTGGCGCAGCGCATCGGCAACCCGCTGTTCGAGGCCCTGGCCCACTACGACCGCGCGCGGGTGTTGCAGGCCCGTGGCGAGATCCTTCGCGCGCTGGAGGAAGTGCACCAGGGCCAGGAGCGCCTGAGTGGCCTGCCGTCCCAGCGCTTCTACGCCGCCCGTGCGCGGCTGATGATCTACGAGGGCTACCTGCTCTGCGTACGCCTGCAGCCCCAGGCCGCGCGCAGCCGCCTGCTGGCCGGGATCGCCGAGGCGCGTGCCTGCCGCGACATCAGCCTGCTGATCGGCTACAGCGTGCTGGCCAGCCTGGAGGGCCGTGAAGGGCGCCTGTCGGCAGCCTTCGCCCTGCTCGCCGAGGCGGAGCGGCTGATGCACATCTGGGACGTGCCGCCGGTGTACTACCTGGCCATGGTCACCCTGGTGAAGTGCGAACTCTGGCTGGTGCAGGGGCAGGTCGAACTGGCCTCGGCCTGGCTTTCGCGCCTGGCGGAAACCTACAGCGGCGAGCAGGCCGCCGCTGCCCCCGAATTCCATCCGCAGCTGCCGCTGCACATCGAATTGCAGCAGGCCGCCCTGGCCCGGATCGAAGGGCGCAGCGGCGAGGCCGAACGGCGTCTGCGTGCGCTGGTGCAGCGGGCCAAGGAAAGTGGCGGCGCGCTCATGGCCCAGGTGGCGCAACTGCACCTGGCGCACTTGCTGCGTGTCGGAGGGCGCGACAAGGACGCCCTCGCATTGCTGGGCAGTGCCCTGGAGTCGCTGCCCGGCGGCGCCTTGCTGCCCTTCCATGAGCTGTTGTCGCACCAGGGCCCCTGGCTGCGCGAGCAACTGCTGGTGCGCTCGGCCCCTGAGGCTGCGGCATTGCTGGCGTTGTTGCCGGAAGCGCAAGCGCCGGCTGCCAGCGAGGCGCCACTGGCCGGCGGTGATGCGTTGAGCACCCGCGAGCTGGCGGTGCTGCAACTGATCGCCCAGGGCTGTTCCAACCAGGAGATCAGCGAGCGGCTGTTCATCTCCCTGCACACGGTCAAGACCCACGCACGCCACATCAACGGCAAGCTCGGGGTGGAACGACGCACCCAGGCGGTGGCGCGGGCCAAGGCCCTCGGCCTGTTGCGCTGA
- a CDS encoding DUF1329 domain-containing protein — protein MKTTKTLLQTGALALSLLATAVMAAAPADQVAKIGSTLTPLGAEKAGNADGTIPEWTGGLPQNAGPVDDKGFVSDPFASEKPLFTITAQNVEQYKDKLTPGQYAMFKRYPETYKMPVFTTHRTATVPADVIAAAKENAANTKLVEGGNGLENFKTANPFPIPQNGLEAIWNHITRYRGGSVRRLVTQATPQPNGSYSLVYFQDEFTFRDKLKDYDPSKPSNVLFYFKQRVTAPSRLAGNVLLVHETLNQVKEPRLAWLYNAGQRRVRRAPQVSYDGPGTAADGLRTSDNFDMYNGAPDRYDWKLEGKKEIYIPYNSYRLDSPKLKYADIIKAGHINQDLTRYELHRVWHVVATLKAGERHIYAKRDFYIDEDTWQAAAIDHYDGRGTLWRVAEAHSEYYYDKQVPWYAVETLYDLLSGRYLALGMKNEEKQSYDFNYSASESDYTPAALRQAGVR, from the coding sequence ATGAAAACAACAAAAACTCTTCTGCAAACCGGTGCGCTGGCGCTGTCCCTGCTGGCCACCGCCGTCATGGCGGCGGCCCCGGCCGACCAGGTGGCCAAGATCGGCTCCACCCTGACCCCGCTGGGTGCGGAGAAGGCCGGCAATGCCGATGGCACCATCCCCGAGTGGACCGGCGGCCTGCCGCAGAACGCCGGCCCGGTGGACGACAAGGGCTTCGTTTCCGATCCCTTCGCCAGCGAGAAGCCGCTGTTCACCATCACCGCGCAGAACGTCGAGCAGTACAAGGACAAGCTGACCCCCGGCCAGTACGCGATGTTCAAGCGCTACCCGGAAACCTACAAGATGCCGGTGTTCACCACCCACCGGACGGCCACCGTACCGGCGGACGTGATCGCGGCGGCCAAGGAGAATGCGGCCAACACCAAGCTGGTGGAGGGTGGTAACGGCCTCGAGAACTTCAAGACCGCCAACCCCTTCCCGATCCCGCAGAACGGCCTGGAAGCGATCTGGAACCACATCACCCGCTACCGCGGCGGCAGCGTGCGTCGCCTGGTGACCCAGGCGACCCCGCAGCCGAACGGCTCCTACAGCCTGGTTTACTTCCAGGACGAGTTCACCTTCCGCGACAAGCTGAAGGACTACGACCCGAGCAAGCCGAGCAACGTGCTGTTCTACTTCAAGCAGCGCGTGACCGCTCCGTCGCGCCTGGCCGGTAACGTGCTGCTGGTGCACGAGACCCTCAACCAGGTGAAGGAGCCGCGCCTGGCGTGGCTGTACAACGCCGGCCAGCGTCGCGTCCGCCGCGCCCCGCAGGTGTCCTACGACGGCCCGGGTACCGCCGCCGACGGCCTGCGCACCTCCGACAACTTCGACATGTACAACGGTGCGCCGGACCGCTACGACTGGAAGCTGGAAGGCAAGAAGGAGATCTACATCCCCTACAACAGCTACCGCCTGGACTCGCCGAAGCTGAAGTACGCCGACATCATCAAGGCCGGCCACATCAACCAGGACCTGACCCGCTACGAGCTGCACCGCGTGTGGCACGTTGTCGCGACCCTGAAGGCCGGCGAGCGCCACATCTACGCCAAGCGTGACTTCTACATCGACGAGGACACCTGGCAAGCCGCCGCCATCGACCACTACGACGGCCGTGGCACCCTGTGGCGCGTCGCCGAGGCCCACTCGGAGTACTACTACGACAAGCAAGTACCCTGGTACGCCGTGGAAACCCTGTACGACCTGCTGTCCGGTCGCTACCTAGCCCTGGGCATGAAGAACGAGGAGAAACAGTCCTACGACTTCAACTACAGCGCTTCGGAAAGCGATTACACCCCGGCGGCCCTGCGTCAGGCTGGCGTCCGTTGA
- a CDS encoding DUF1302 domain-containing protein yields MTTRKPFWRLARLPMAVSLASTLAAPAFGVTFNIGEIEGQFDSSLSVGASWSMRGADKDLIGVNNGGDGLSQTSDDSHLNFKKGETFSKIFKGIHDLELKYGDTGVFVRGKYWYDFELKDESRLFKDIDDSNRKEAAQSSGGQILDAFIYHNYNIADLPGSVRLGKQVVSWGESTFIQNGINSINPIDVSAFRRPGAEVKEGLIPVNMFYVSQSLTENLSAEAFYQLEWDQTVVDNCGTFFAQPDVVADGCDSNFAVLRTRNGLRTALAGAGLTPAQQTGIINILQSRGVQWGSPDEGAVVRRAGDEDARDSGQWGAALRYFSEALDTEFGAYFMNYHSRAPIFSGIGAPAGAYSGAALVGAGIPAGLVPTLLPVVVAGNGKYFMEYPEDIRLYGLSFSTTLPTGTAWSGEFSYRPNAPVQLNTTDILYSGLSPLNPSASVLTGRPDTVQHGYRRKEISQLQTTFTHFFDQVMGAERLTLIGEVGFTHVGGLESTSTARYGRDPVYGPGPLPNNQCRALNLSTLGSATAKNLTKYCEDDGFVTSNSWGYRARAVWDYNDVFAGINLRPNIAWSHDVHGYGPNGVFNEGNKAVSLGVDAEYQNTYTASLAYTDFFGGDYNTNTDRDFLALSFGMNF; encoded by the coding sequence ATGACAACAAGAAAACCGTTCTGGCGCCTGGCCCGACTGCCAATGGCCGTCAGCCTCGCATCCACTCTCGCCGCCCCGGCATTCGGCGTAACGTTCAATATCGGCGAGATCGAGGGGCAGTTCGATTCCTCGTTGTCCGTCGGTGCAAGCTGGTCCATGCGCGGTGCGGACAAGGACCTGATCGGTGTGAACAACGGCGGTGACGGCCTGTCGCAGACCTCTGACGACTCCCACCTGAACTTCAAGAAGGGCGAGACCTTCTCGAAAATCTTCAAGGGCATCCACGACCTGGAGCTGAAGTACGGCGACACCGGCGTCTTCGTCCGTGGCAAGTACTGGTACGACTTCGAACTGAAGGACGAGAGCCGCCTGTTCAAGGACATCGACGACAGCAACCGCAAAGAGGCTGCGCAGTCTTCCGGTGGCCAGATCCTCGACGCCTTCATCTACCACAACTACAACATCGCCGACCTGCCGGGCTCCGTACGTCTGGGCAAGCAGGTGGTGAGCTGGGGTGAAAGCACCTTCATTCAGAACGGCATCAACTCCATCAACCCGATCGACGTCTCCGCCTTCCGCCGTCCTGGCGCGGAAGTGAAAGAGGGTCTGATTCCGGTCAACATGTTCTATGTGTCCCAGAGCCTGACCGAGAACCTTTCAGCTGAAGCGTTCTATCAACTGGAGTGGGATCAGACCGTTGTGGATAACTGCGGCACCTTCTTCGCTCAGCCCGATGTCGTTGCGGATGGTTGCGATAGCAACTTTGCGGTTCTGCGTACCAGGAACGGTTTGCGCACTGCTCTGGCGGGAGCGGGTCTGACTCCGGCTCAGCAGACCGGCATCATCAATATCCTTCAGTCCCGTGGCGTTCAGTGGGGCAGCCCCGACGAAGGTGCTGTCGTACGTCGAGCAGGGGACGAGGATGCGCGAGACAGTGGGCAGTGGGGTGCAGCGCTTCGTTACTTCTCCGAAGCTCTAGACACCGAGTTCGGTGCCTACTTCATGAACTACCACAGCCGTGCGCCGATCTTCAGTGGCATCGGTGCCCCTGCCGGTGCGTACAGCGGCGCTGCTCTGGTTGGGGCTGGCATCCCGGCTGGCCTGGTTCCTACGCTGCTCCCCGTTGTCGTCGCGGGTAACGGCAAGTACTTCATGGAGTACCCGGAAGACATTCGCCTCTATGGCTTGAGCTTCTCTACCACGTTGCCCACAGGTACGGCGTGGAGCGGTGAGTTCAGCTACCGTCCGAACGCTCCGGTGCAACTGAACACGACTGACATTCTTTATTCTGGCCTGTCTCCTCTGAACCCCAGCGCGTCGGTTCTTACCGGTCGTCCTGACACCGTTCAGCATGGCTATCGCCGCAAGGAAATCAGTCAGCTCCAGACGACCTTTACCCACTTCTTTGATCAGGTAATGGGGGCCGAGCGCCTGACTCTGATCGGCGAGGTCGGCTTCACTCACGTCGGTGGTCTTGAAAGTACGAGCACCGCTCGGTACGGCCGTGACCCGGTATATGGCCCTGGCCCGCTGCCGAATAACCAGTGCCGCGCGCTCAACCTGAGCACCCTTGGTAGCGCAACTGCCAAGAATCTCACCAAGTACTGCGAAGACGACGGCTTCGTTACCAGCAACTCTTGGGGTTACCGCGCCCGTGCCGTATGGGATTACAACGATGTGTTCGCAGGTATCAACCTGAGGCCGAACATCGCCTGGTCCCATGACGTTCATGGCTACGGCCCCAACGGTGTATTCAACGAAGGCAACAAGGCGGTCAGCCTGGGTGTGGATGCCGAGTACCAGAACACCTACACCGCCAGCCTGGCCTACACCGATTTCTTTGGCGGTGATTACAACACCAACACTGACCGCGACTTCCTCGCGCTCAGCTTCGGCATGAACTTCTAA
- a CDS encoding fatty acid--CoA ligase: MVQTRVIKPADNAYQYPLLIKGLLLSGSRYEKTREIVYRDLVRYSYATFNERVARLANLLTEAGVKAGDTVAVMDWDSHRYLECMFAIPMIGAVLHTINIRLSPDQILYTMNHAEDRFVLVNSEFVPIYKAIEGQLTTVEKTLLLTDAADKSADLPNLVGEYETLMAGASTRYDFPDFDENSLATTFYTTGTTGNPKGVYFTHRQLVLHTMAMASMMGSVHSPRLMANDDVYMPITPMFHVHAWGVPYVATMLGVKQVYPGRYDPELLVELWRREKVTFSHCVPTILQMVMNAKAAQGVDFGGWKLIIGGSSLNRSLYDAAKARGIHLTAAYGMSETCPMISCAHMNDELLAGSEDERTTYRIKAGVPVPLVDAAVIDAEGAFLPADGESQGELVLRAPWLTQGYFREPEKSLELWEGGWLHTGDVATLDSMGFIDIRDRIKDVIKTGGEWISSLELEDLVSRHPAVREVAVVGVPDPQWGERPFALLVLREGQALDAKALKEHLKPFVEQGHINKWAIPSQIAVVTEIPKTSVGKLDKKRIRVDIAQWQATGSTFLSAL; the protein is encoded by the coding sequence ATGGTGCAGACCCGAGTCATCAAACCGGCCGACAACGCCTACCAGTATCCCTTGCTGATCAAAGGCCTGCTGCTTTCCGGCAGCCGCTACGAGAAGACCCGGGAAATCGTCTACCGCGATCTGGTCCGCTACAGCTATGCGACCTTCAACGAGCGCGTCGCGCGGCTCGCCAACCTGCTCACCGAGGCCGGTGTGAAGGCGGGTGACACGGTGGCGGTGATGGACTGGGACAGCCACCGCTACCTGGAGTGCATGTTCGCCATCCCGATGATCGGCGCGGTGCTGCACACCATCAACATCCGCCTCTCACCGGACCAGATCCTCTACACCATGAACCACGCCGAGGACCGCTTCGTGCTGGTCAACAGCGAGTTCGTGCCGATCTACAAGGCCATCGAGGGCCAGCTGACCACGGTCGAGAAGACCCTCCTGCTGACCGACGCGGCCGACAAGAGCGCCGACCTGCCGAACCTCGTCGGCGAGTACGAGACGCTGATGGCCGGGGCCTCCACCCGTTACGACTTCCCCGATTTCGACGAGAACTCCCTGGCCACCACCTTCTACACCACCGGCACCACCGGCAACCCGAAGGGTGTGTATTTCACCCACCGCCAACTGGTGCTGCACACCATGGCCATGGCCAGCATGATGGGCTCGGTGCACAGCCCGCGGCTGATGGCCAACGATGACGTCTACATGCCCATCACCCCGATGTTCCACGTGCACGCCTGGGGCGTGCCCTACGTGGCGACCATGCTGGGGGTGAAGCAGGTCTACCCCGGCCGCTACGACCCCGAGCTGCTGGTGGAGCTGTGGCGTCGCGAGAAGGTCACCTTCTCCCACTGCGTGCCGACCATCCTGCAGATGGTGATGAACGCCAAGGCCGCGCAGGGCGTGGACTTCGGTGGCTGGAAGCTGATCATCGGCGGCAGTTCGCTGAACCGCTCGCTGTACGACGCGGCCAAGGCACGCGGCATCCACCTGACGGCCGCCTACGGCATGTCCGAGACCTGCCCGATGATCTCCTGCGCGCACATGAACGACGAACTGCTGGCCGGCAGCGAGGATGAGCGCACCACCTACCGCATCAAGGCCGGCGTGCCGGTGCCGCTGGTGGATGCCGCGGTCATCGACGCCGAGGGCGCCTTCCTTCCCGCCGACGGCGAATCCCAGGGCGAGCTGGTGCTGCGTGCGCCCTGGCTGACCCAGGGCTATTTCCGCGAGCCGGAGAAGAGCCTGGAGCTGTGGGAAGGTGGCTGGCTGCACACCGGCGACGTCGCCACCCTCGACAGCATGGGTTTCATCGACATCCGCGACCGCATCAAGGACGTGATCAAGACCGGCGGCGAGTGGATCTCCTCCCTGGAGCTGGAGGACCTGGTCAGCCGGCACCCGGCGGTGCGCGAAGTGGCGGTGGTCGGCGTGCCCGATCCGCAGTGGGGCGAACGCCCCTTCGCCCTGTTGGTGCTGCGTGAAGGCCAGGCCCTGGACGCCAAGGCGCTCAAGGAGCACCTCAAGCCTTTCGTAGAGCAAGGTCACATCAATAAATGGGCCATTCCCAGCCAGATCGCCGTTGTTACTGAAATTCCCAAGACCAGCGTCGGCAAACTGGACAAGAAACGCATCCGCGTCGATATCGCCCAGTGGCAGGCCACGGGTAGCACCTTCCTCTCCGCTCTTTGA
- a CDS encoding acetyl-CoA C-acyltransferase, with product MSEIVIVSGARTPMGGFQGSLAGVSAVDLGALAIREAVARAGIDAADVQEVIMGCVLPAGLKQGPARQASLNAGLPAATGCTTINKLCGSGMKAVMLAHDLLKAGTNSVMVAGGMESMSNAPYVLEKARTGLRMGHGEIKDHMFLDGLEDARTGRLMGSFAQETADKHGIIREEMDAYAIESLKRAQAAIAEGALAAEIVPVTVTTRKGETLVKDDEQPLTANLDKIPTLRPAFRKDGTITAANASSISDGASALVLMTAEEAQRRGLKPLAKIVGHATQSQDPSEFTLAPIGAMTNLFRKTGWSKDDVDLFEINEAFAMVTMLAMREHGLDHAKVNVYGGACAQGHPVGSTGSRIILTLINALRNKGGKRGVASLCIGGGEATAVAVELL from the coding sequence ATGTCTGAGATCGTAATCGTCAGCGGCGCCCGCACTCCGATGGGCGGCTTCCAGGGCAGCCTCGCCGGCGTATCCGCCGTCGACCTGGGCGCCCTGGCGATCCGTGAAGCCGTGGCCCGCGCCGGTATCGACGCCGCCGACGTGCAGGAAGTGATCATGGGTTGCGTGCTGCCCGCCGGCCTCAAGCAGGGCCCGGCCCGCCAGGCGTCGCTGAACGCCGGCCTGCCCGCCGCCACCGGCTGCACCACCATCAACAAGCTCTGCGGCTCCGGCATGAAGGCCGTGATGCTGGCCCACGACCTGCTCAAGGCCGGCACCAACAGCGTCATGGTCGCCGGCGGCATGGAGAGCATGTCCAATGCTCCCTACGTGCTGGAGAAGGCCCGCACCGGCCTGCGCATGGGCCACGGCGAGATCAAGGACCACATGTTCCTCGACGGCCTGGAAGACGCCCGCACCGGTCGCCTGATGGGCTCCTTCGCCCAGGAGACCGCCGACAAGCACGGCATCATCCGCGAGGAGATGGACGCCTACGCCATCGAGTCCCTCAAGCGTGCCCAGGCCGCCATCGCCGAGGGTGCCCTCGCCGCCGAGATCGTCCCGGTCACCGTCACCACCCGCAAGGGCGAGACCCTGGTGAAGGACGACGAGCAGCCGCTGACCGCCAACCTCGACAAGATCCCGACCCTGCGCCCGGCCTTCCGCAAGGACGGCACCATCACCGCCGCCAACGCCAGCTCCATCTCCGACGGCGCCAGCGCCCTGGTGCTGATGACCGCCGAGGAAGCCCAGCGCCGTGGCCTCAAGCCCCTGGCGAAGATCGTCGGCCACGCCACCCAGAGCCAGGACCCGAGCGAATTCACCCTCGCCCCCATCGGCGCCATGACCAACCTGTTCAGGAAGACCGGCTGGAGCAAGGACGACGTGGACCTGTTCGAGATCAACGAAGCCTTCGCCATGGTCACCATGCTCGCCATGCGCGAACACGGCCTCGACCACGCCAAGGTCAACGTCTACGGCGGCGCCTGCGCCCAGGGCCACCCGGTGGGCTCCACCGGCTCGCGCATCATCCTCACCCTGATCAACGCCCTGCGTAACAAGGGCGGCAAGCGCGGTGTCGCCTCGCTGTGCATCGGCGGCGGCGAAGCCACTGCGGTGGCGGTGGAACTGCTGTAA
- a CDS encoding MFS transporter: MNRPRTVIRFVNAAHIIDHMFMLIFPAAVLGMTATFELSYAELIGLSLGGFIAFGACSLPAGWLGDKWSRRHMMLAFFLGIGGAAIFTGLSQSTPMLVAGLTLMGVFAAIYHPVGTAMLVAHAQNRGREIGINGMWGNLGVAFSALVTGFLTAHFGWRAAFILPGALSVAIGVWFALCVRDEASPVAAAGTHRAGGAGQVSMRLVFGVLALVTATGGVIFNASTMTYPKLFQERLVDLFASPESLGIVVSIAYAFGAVAQLLMGRVLDRYSLKLPFVVMTLCQGPLLVAMAYADGWAVIALGAAFMFAVFGQVTVNDAMVANFVAPQWQARVFALRYFLSFGASAAAIPMIAFIEPRHGLVGLYLVLAVFGALTFAAALAFPRTPAHAPKAVPA, encoded by the coding sequence ATGAACCGACCGCGTACCGTCATCCGCTTCGTCAACGCCGCCCACATCATCGACCACATGTTCATGCTCATCTTCCCCGCCGCCGTGCTGGGCATGACCGCCACCTTCGAGCTGTCGTACGCCGAACTGATCGGGTTGTCCCTCGGCGGCTTCATCGCCTTCGGGGCCTGCTCGCTACCGGCCGGCTGGCTGGGGGATAAATGGAGCCGCCGGCACATGATGCTGGCGTTCTTCCTCGGCATCGGCGGCGCGGCGATCTTCACCGGGCTGAGCCAGAGCACGCCGATGCTGGTGGCGGGGCTGACGCTGATGGGCGTGTTCGCCGCCATCTACCACCCGGTGGGCACGGCGATGCTGGTGGCCCATGCGCAGAACCGTGGTCGCGAAATCGGCATCAACGGCATGTGGGGCAACCTGGGCGTGGCGTTCTCGGCGCTGGTCACGGGCTTTCTCACCGCGCATTTCGGCTGGCGCGCGGCGTTCATCCTGCCGGGCGCTTTGTCGGTGGCCATTGGCGTGTGGTTCGCCCTCTGCGTGCGGGACGAGGCGTCTCCCGTCGCAGCGGCCGGCACCCATCGGGCTGGCGGGGCGGGGCAGGTGTCGATGCGCCTGGTGTTCGGTGTGCTGGCGCTGGTGACGGCCACCGGCGGGGTGATCTTCAATGCCTCGACCATGACCTACCCGAAGCTGTTCCAGGAGCGCCTGGTGGACCTGTTCGCCTCGCCGGAAAGCCTCGGCATCGTGGTCAGCATCGCCTACGCCTTCGGTGCCGTGGCGCAGTTGCTGATGGGCCGCGTGCTGGATCGCTACAGCCTGAAGCTGCCGTTCGTGGTGATGACCCTCTGCCAGGGGCCGTTGCTGGTGGCCATGGCCTATGCCGATGGCTGGGCGGTGATCGCCCTGGGCGCCGCCTTCATGTTCGCGGTGTTCGGCCAGGTGACGGTGAACGATGCGATGGTGGCGAACTTCGTCGCGCCGCAGTGGCAGGCGCGGGTCTTCGCGCTGCGCTACTTCTTGTCCTTCGGCGCCAGTGCGGCGGCCATCCCGATGATCGCCTTCATCGAACCGCGCCATGGGCTGGTGGGGCTGTACCTGGTGCTGGCGGTGTTCGGTGCGCTGACCTTCGCGGCGGCGCTGGCCTTCCCGAGGACGCCGGCCCACGCGCCCAAGGCGGTGCCCGCCTGA
- a CDS encoding AraC family transcriptional regulator — translation MFIDHLPQGRIGAVALDYPDGAHVDLHLHSQAQFLYAAQGLMRLVTEAGAWVIPPTRAVWIPPGIEHQIFMSGQVQMRTLFIAAEAAPPSLDACCVLAVPPLLRELILRLVALEAGDTDDEHRSLVQRLILHEIAALERMPLHLPMPQDRRLQAICLELLETPESTRTLDDWSLEVGASTRTLSRLFAQELGMSFNDWRQQLRLTEALPRLLAGHGVQQVAHDLGYGSGRAFSAMFRRLLGENPREYVASLGLLATLEKE, via the coding sequence ATGTTCATCGACCATCTGCCCCAGGGCCGGATCGGCGCCGTCGCCCTCGACTACCCCGACGGCGCCCATGTCGACCTGCACCTGCACAGCCAGGCGCAATTCCTCTACGCGGCGCAGGGGCTGATGCGCCTGGTCACCGAGGCCGGCGCCTGGGTCATCCCGCCGACCCGCGCGGTGTGGATCCCACCGGGCATCGAGCACCAGATCTTCATGTCCGGGCAGGTGCAGATGCGCACCCTCTTCATCGCCGCCGAAGCCGCACCACCGAGCCTCGATGCCTGCTGCGTGCTGGCGGTACCGCCGCTGCTGCGCGAGCTGATCCTGCGCCTGGTGGCGCTGGAGGCCGGCGATACCGATGACGAACACCGCAGCCTGGTGCAGCGCCTGATCCTCCACGAGATCGCCGCCCTGGAGCGCATGCCCCTGCACCTGCCGATGCCTCAGGATCGTCGCCTGCAAGCCATCTGCCTGGAGCTGCTGGAAACCCCGGAGAGCACCCGCACCCTCGACGACTGGAGCCTGGAGGTGGGCGCCAGCACCCGCACCCTGAGCCGGCTGTTCGCCCAGGAACTGGGCATGAGCTTCAACGACTGGCGCCAGCAGCTGCGCCTCACCGAAGCCCTGCCGCGCCTGCTCGCCGGGCACGGCGTGCAGCAGGTCGCCCACGACCTGGGCTACGGCAGCGGCCGCGCCTTCAGCGCCATGTTCCGCCGCCTGCTGGGGGAAAACCCGAGGGAATACGTGGCCAGCCTGGGGTTGCTGGCGACGCTGGAGAAGGAGTGA